The Methanophagales archaeon genome segment TGCGGTACAGCTTCTGATGCGTGAGACGGGCTACCCTTTTGGTCTGGACTTCTCCCGCGAGAATATATTTGAGCCCGGTAAGACGACGGTTATGGATGTAATAGAAGATGTGGATGCGGCTTTAATTGTTGGTGCAGACCCTGTTGCGTCATTCCCGGGAGATAAGGTTAAGAGATTGGCTGAGATACCACTTATTGTAATAGACCCTTTTGAGACTCCAACAACTTCTTTAGCTTCTGTTGTGCTGCCTACTGCGATTACAGGTGTAGAAGCAGAAGGAATAGCATACCGAATGGATGGTCTGCCCCTGAAGTTAGATAAGATAGTTAATAGCGAGTATCCCACGGATATAGAGGTGTTAGAGGGGATATACAGGAGTTTGAAGTAAACGTTAACGATTATATCAGCAGAAAAGATTTTTAAGACCGTAAAAACTTGTATATAATAAAAAGCTGTTGAGATGCAACGGCAACGGGAGCGATATATAAGATTGGCAGAGGAGATCCTGGGGTATTTCAAGTGCGAGAGGTGTGGCGAGTGCTGCAGGACACTGCCCATCAGTTTGGGGTGGGATGATATAGAACGATTATATAAGGATGAGGGTGAAACTTTCCTGGATAAACTGGATGATAATGCAATAGAGAACTGCTTGAAGACGCCGTGTCCATATTTGGAGGGTAATGAATGCGTGATTTACGATAAGAGACCGCTTGTATGTCGCGTATTCCCATTTGAATTCGCTTATCCTTTCCCTTCTATCCGTGATTGCCCGATGGGGAAGAAGATATCAGCAGAACTGGGTAAGCTCGAGCAGGAATTGAGAGGGGAGATAGGCACCATGGACAAGAGCAAGAGCGTGAGTGAGAGTGAGCAGGAGGAAGCTATCCGTAAGACTATGGAAGCGTATGACAGGTTCGGCGACTTCTTGTATGAAAGCGAAGGCATGAAATGCGAGGTGACGATAGTATCATTGGAGCTATTGGAGGAGTTTCTGAAGAGGCTTCGGAATGGTGCGAGAGGGTATAAGGATGTATGAATTAATATTTCTTTATTTCACTTCCATGTTATCTCCCGTATCAGCGATAATTTCCGCTCTGCTTCATCGAATGATTTGACTCTATATCTTACGATACCGCCATCGGCGGCTGTAATTGCTTCAAGGTCCCGCTCTGCCATCGTGTCATAAGAGGGTATCTCCTCCTCCTCATTGCCATATATTGCAACTTTCAACCTTTCTGCGAGTTCCAGTTTTATCACCTCATCAATACTCAGGAGGTCTCCTTCTTTTATCTCCATTTTCTGTTCTATACTCCCTTATACTTATTCTCTTATTCTATATTTCTATATATGATTATGATATGTGCATGTGCATATTGTAGGGGATGCACCCCTAAAAGTAAATAGTAAGTTAAGAAATAAGAAAAATGAATAAGAAACTGGAATGATTTTGGTTTTAGCGACAGCTTTTATATGTGAGTGCATCTTATACGTATACCGAAGAGATCGTTATGCTAAATATTTATGCTAAATATGGAAGAGGTTCAGTCTACTCATGTATACCACTGGACGGGAGAAGATGCTGGGTCATGTCCCGCGCACCTTGGAAACCTGATGGACATTGTCAGTTTGATGAACTCGAAAGATACATGAGAGAGGAGATCGAGAAACCTGAAAAGGAAAGAAGGGAGACTGAAAATACTTTCATTGACGGCGTCAGGGGCAATATAATAGATGTTGATTGTGATGCTGGAAGGGAGAGAGGTTATGAGCAGATAAAGGAAGATATTACAATTATATGCACTTATATGACATGATATGACGAAGTGGAATCTTGAAGATAAGAATGAGCACGTTTATAGCAGGGTAGGCCTAGATGATAATGATGCTGTACCCTTTACTGTTCCTGTAGGATGTATAATTAGCTCAGTAGAAGATTTGAAAGGGAATTCAACCAGCTCTGACAAAAGGACAGTCAAAGGATTAGCGATTACTGGGAAAACTCATGTAATTAGGTTTACAAGGGCTCCAGTCCATACAACAAGCCCAAGTCCCTCTCCAGCATCTACACCTTCTCCGTCTCCAACTCCAACTGCCAGTCCTATACCTACGCCAATAGTAACACCAACGCCAAGCCCAACGCCTACGCTCACACCTGCACCTGCACCTGCTCCACCAGCACCGGTACTTGAAGCAATCTTTGCAATTGGTGGATTATTAGCAGTGGCTTATTTCATGCTAAGAAGAAGGAGATAAGATAGAAATAAAAGAAAAAAATGGAAGACCCAGAAAAAATGACAAAAGAAGAAAAATACAAGTATATTTTTGAAGATAAGAGTTTTGAAGATCGCCCTCGTGTCAAGTGGATTACCGATTGTCTGTTAGGCGATATTAGAACCTTTCTGGACGGCATCGAAAACTATACAGACAATAAAGAGAGATTTGCTTTTAAACCACGCCCTCGTGGCGGTGGAAACTTATCAGTTCCTATTCTTATCTGTACTGCTCTTGAGTTTGTATCCAGATTGTATGTTGGAGAGACTAAATTTACATCAAGAGAAGGTTATAATGCCAAAGAAAACGCTAAAAAATTCATCGAAAAATACTTTCCAGAGAAGTACAAGGCGATTCCATCGCTCCTCTGGGATGGGATAAGAAATGGTCTTGTTCATACATTTTCTACAAAACCTTTCAAATATGGGAATAACTATATTCGATTTCAGTTCTATGTTGAAGATCGGAACATCCCATCGCGCATTAAAAAAGTTAATGATACAATTATGATATGTATCAATGTTTTCGAACTATATAGGATTTTGGAAAATGCGATTGAAAATTACCTTGAGGAATTGAAAAAAGATGAGAATGAAACTCTTCGAGATAACTTTATAAAGGCTTGGTCATCTATTGAAGAAGATTTTCAACGGGAGATCACTGAAAAAAGCGAATACCGGGACGATGCAAAAGCATTACTTGATTATTTAGGTTCAAGCTCTGATGCATTACTCTTAGAAGATTTGAATAAAGTGCTAAATACAGATGTGTTAAGAATATACTCCCTTATGATAAGAAGATCGTAGGAGTAATAATATTACCTAAATATTAGCTTAAATTCAACCAATGGCTCCCTTGGATGCACCCAACTTTATAGGTAATCGAGTGTATCAAGGACGGGGTTTTTAAAGAGGTGATGTGACGAGGAAGAAGAAAATCGCGTTAGATGGTTTGAGAAATGCGGCATGTATGCTTAAATGGAATACATGGAGATGGCTCGCTATGGAAGCCAATGAATAAAGAAAAAGAAAAAAGAAAAATAGCAGCGGACAATACAAATAATCAGTTTACGACTTCACTCAGGTCCTCCATGAACCGTCTTAACATATCCTCGGTAACATGCGGCATAATCACCAATCGAAGCGACTTCGGGCTGCGTGTGGTAGAGACCTCCCAACCTTTAGCTCTTAACGCACTCGCTATTCTATCCGCATCGCCTAATTGTAATGTTACAACATTCATAACCGGCTCTATCACAGGCTCAATACCCATTTCCCTCGCACCATCTACTAAAAACCTCGTTAGCCTCATGCACTCATCCACAATCGACTTCATGCCTTCGCTACCGAGATATTTGAGCACAGCGAAGGTAGCTGCTGCTGATGCGCCACTCCTCGTTCCTGTCAGCGAATACTGCTTTTTAGTGGTGAGATAAGGCGTAGGTACTGCCAGCTCCTCTAAATAAGATTCTTCACGGAAGAGAAGACAACCAGCAGGTATCGTGCTCATCCCCATCTTGTGCGGGTCTATTGATATGGAAGACACGCCCTCAAGCGAGAAATCGAACTCATACCGTGCTCTATCATGCAAAAAAGGAATCACAAAGCCACCAAAGGCGGCATCAACATGCAGGAATACTTTCTTCTCCTTCGCTATCTCAGCAAGCTCCTTTATAGGGTCCACCTGCCCAAATTCGGTCGTTCCTGCGATTCCGACCAGGCATATCGTACCATCATCCATGAATTCCTCTACAGAATTAGGGTTCACCCGCAATTGCGTGTCCAAACCCGCTCTCCGCACCTCTATACCCAATATATCAGCGATTTTATCAAACGAGAAATGAGCTGCCTCCGGTACAATTATGTTCATATCCCTGACCCTGAGTCCATCCTTCCTCTTCCTGTTCCTCACCGCCCTTATTGCCTGTATATTCGATTCCGTGCCCCCTGTGGTTATATACCCATAAGCATTCTCGTTGCCCAACAGTGCCCCTATCATCCGGATTACTTCATCCTCCATCTCCTTTGTGCCCTGAAATAACCCGGAATCACCTAAATTCGACTCTATAAAGAGCTTATGCGCATACACTGCCACCTCATGTGGATATGTGCACATGGAACTCAGAATGCGGTTATAAGATAGGTCTTTACGCTTCTTCTCCGCCAGTAGATGCTCCAACTCCTCTCTATTCATGCTCATATCAATCATATTGTATGTGTAATTTCTGGTAAAATATTTCATTTACATTTTCATTTACATTCACAGTATCCTCATGCATTTATGCACCTGGGGTATGACCATGACATCACCGAGGAACGAGCCAGCTAATTCAGAAAGAGCGAAGAGTTTTTCTACATCTGGCTTGATATATGCGCCGGTAACGGGCTGTAATACGAACTTTATTTTTAAATCTGAGAGGTCTCTGCATACCTTTTCTATTTCATTCACCGATGTGCCTCTCGTTACTACCACTTTCACTATCGTCTCGAGTCCACTATCAACAGATATTCGCACACTATCAAGTTCATTGCTGTACAATCGGTTGTAATTCGCATCTTCCACCGCTCTGTGACTCCTCAATTTGATGTCTATGGAAGCGAAATTGAAGTTCCTGACTATTGATTTGAACGATGTAGCTGAGTATCCACAGGTCTCGATGAAATTCATGTAATCCATATCTCGTGCCTCCTTTGCTATCTCGTTCACGAACGCAGCACTAAGAAGAGGCTCACCACCTGTGTAGCAGATGCTGTGTACATCAGGTGTACGTAGTTCATTAACGAGCTCGAGAACCGAATGTGAACTCATTGGATTCTCAATCAGCGCCACTGCTCGATTTTGATTTTTATTGATGAATGAGCAATGAGCGGGCTCCGGAGTTCTCGCATAGGCGGTATCACAATAGAAACAA includes the following:
- a CDS encoding YkgJ family cysteine cluster protein, which encodes MQRQRERYIRLAEEILGYFKCERCGECCRTLPISLGWDDIERLYKDEGETFLDKLDDNAIENCLKTPCPYLEGNECVIYDKRPLVCRVFPFEFAYPFPSIRDCPMGKKISAELGKLEQELRGEIGTMDKSKSVSESEQEEAIRKTMEAYDRFGDFLYESEGMKCEVTIVSLELLEEFLKRLRNGARGYKDV
- the mfnA gene encoding tyrosine decarboxylase MfnA → MKYFTRNYTYNMIDMSMNREELEHLLAEKKRKDLSYNRILSSMCTYPHEVAVYAHKLFIESNLGDSGLFQGTKEMEDEVIRMIGALLGNENAYGYITTGGTESNIQAIRAVRNRKRKDGLRVRDMNIIVPEAAHFSFDKIADILGIEVRRAGLDTQLRVNPNSVEEFMDDGTICLVGIAGTTEFGQVDPIKELAEIAKEKKVFLHVDAAFGGFVIPFLHDRARYEFDFSLEGVSSISIDPHKMGMSTIPAGCLLFREESYLEELAVPTPYLTTKKQYSLTGTRSGASAAATFAVLKYLGSEGMKSIVDECMRLTRFLVDGAREMGIEPVIEPVMNVVTLQLGDADRIASALRAKGWEVSTTRSPKSLRLVIMPHVTEDMLRRFMEDLSEVVN
- a CDS encoding 7-carboxy-7-deazaguanine synthase QueE; its protein translation is MERGYIKELFSSFQGEGPYTGRRQIFIRFAGCPLSCFYCDTAYARTPEPAHCSFINKNQNRAVALIENPMSSHSVLELVNELRTPDVHSICYTGGEPLLSAAFVNEIAKEARDMDYMNFIETCGYSATSFKSIVRNFNFASIDIKLRSHRAVEDANYNRLYSNELDSVRISVDSGLETIVKVVVTRGTSVNEIEKVCRDLSDLKIKFVLQPVTGAYIKPDVEKLFALSELAGSFLGDVMVIPQVHKCMRIL